The Apium graveolens cultivar Ventura chromosome 11, ASM990537v1, whole genome shotgun sequence genome has a window encoding:
- the LOC141696776 gene encoding uncharacterized protein LOC141696776 — translation MKLIFFLLIFVHQMLLACTMLHPMDFLALQSIHKSLNDIPGSFYFISWDFTSDPCNFAGVYCSGDRVIALNLGDPRAGSPGLIGHIDPAIGKLTALAEFTLVPGRVMGPLPPTIFMLRNLRFFALSRNFISGEIPASIGQLKGLRTLDFSYNQLTGKIPWSIGSLPALTNVILCHNKLSGSIPRFGSRSLTRLDLKHNELSGPVLQDFVPPSIRYLSLSWNRLSGPVDRVLARLNRLSYLDISLNRFSGRLPGILFTYPLTNLQLQRNMFTGTVLPVHQVRIAIVDLSFNRLSGQISPLLASVQVLYLNNNRFMGQVPSVFVERLLEASLHVLYLQHNYLTGISLNPTVPIPVWCSLCLQYNCMVPPVQTPCPLKAGKQKTRPTAQCIEWKG, via the coding sequence ATGAAGTTGATattttttctattaatttttgtCCACCAAATGTTACTAGCTTGCACAATGTTACACCCCATGGATTTTCTAGCATTACAATCTATACATAAATCATTAAACGACATACCCGGttctttttatttcatttcatggGACTTCACTTCTGACCCATGCAACTTCGCCGGAGTTTACTGTTCCGGTGACAGAGTTATCGCGTTAAATCTCGGTGACCCACGTGCCGGTTCACCCGGTTTAATTGGTCACATTGATCCTGCCATTGGTAAGCTCACTGCACTAGCTGAGTTCACTCTTGTTCCGGGTCGGGTCATGGGTCCTTTACCGCCCACCATTTTTATGTTGAGAAATCTCCGCTTTTTTGCACTTAGCCGGAATTTCATTTCCGGCGAAATCCCGGCGAGTATTGGTCAGCTTAAAGGGTTGAGAACATTGGATTTTAGTTATAATCAGCTCACGGGAAAAATTCCCTGGTCAATCGGAAGCTTGCCGGCGTTGACTAACGTGATTTTGTGCCATAATAAACTATCCGGGTCAATTCCCCGGTTCGGGTCACGAAGCTTGACCCGACTTGACTTGAAGCACAATGAATTATCCGGGCCGGTTTTGCAAGATTTTGTGCCTCCATCGATTCGATATTTGTCATTGTCATGGAACCGTTTGAGCGGTCCAGTGGACCGGGTTTTGGCACGATTGAACCGGTTGAGCTATTTGGACATTAGTTTGAACCGGTTCAGTGGAAGATTACCGGGTATTTTATTTACATATCCTTTGACAAATCTTCAATTGCAGAGAAATATGTTTACTGGAACGGTGTTACCGGTTCATCAAGTCCGGATTGCGATAGTGGATTTAAGTTTTAACCGGTTATCCGGTCAAATATCGCCTTTGTTGGCTTCGGTTCAAGTACTTTACCTCAATAACAACCGGTTCATGGGTCAAGTTCCGAGTGTGTTTGTGGAACGGTTGTTGGAAGCTAGTCTACATGTGTTGTATTTACAGCATAATTATTTGACAGGAATATCATTGAATCCGACGGTTCCGATTCCGGTTTGGTGCTCGTTGTGTTTGCAGTATAATTGCATGGTTCCTCCGGTTCAGACTCCCTGTCCGTTGAAAGCCGGGAAGCAAAAAACTCGGCCTACTGCACAATGCATTGAGTGGAAAGGTTAA